A stretch of the Mycolicibacterium celeriflavum genome encodes the following:
- a CDS encoding class I SAM-dependent methyltransferase → MPPSELDNFFNNHSQLLCCPRCGGDALAIQGNGFGCTHCHQHYSARDGIPSLFIPNDWSDSKDDVTQKIKAFYEANPFPNYDDFDSVGSLIDKARKAVFAKLLDDQIPYGARVIECGCGTGQLTNFLAIRRTVIGTDLCLNSLKMATAFKQQNDLKRAQFLQMNLFRPAFKPGTFDLVISNGVLHHTSDPQLGFESIARLVRPGGYIMIGLYHKYGRLVTDIRRVAFNATNDRFMFLDRHAVDARVSTQKRRSWFMDQYKNPHESKHTVGEVIGWLEKIGFDFVHAIPKTEPFSGLAEDEQLFQPERLGSTFERMLVNLGMMITGHREGGFFIIVARRPVERGVRS, encoded by the coding sequence ATGCCCCCTTCAGAGCTCGACAACTTCTTCAATAATCATTCCCAGCTTCTGTGCTGCCCGCGCTGCGGCGGCGACGCGCTGGCCATTCAAGGCAACGGCTTCGGCTGCACGCATTGTCACCAGCACTATTCGGCGCGGGACGGCATCCCATCGCTTTTCATTCCGAACGACTGGAGCGATTCGAAGGATGACGTCACCCAGAAGATCAAGGCGTTTTACGAGGCAAACCCATTTCCCAACTACGACGACTTCGACAGCGTCGGAAGCTTGATCGACAAGGCGCGCAAGGCAGTGTTCGCGAAGCTGCTCGACGATCAGATTCCGTACGGCGCGCGTGTGATCGAATGCGGTTGCGGCACGGGACAGCTCACCAACTTTCTCGCCATTCGTCGTACGGTGATCGGCACCGACCTGTGCCTGAACTCGCTGAAAATGGCCACAGCCTTCAAACAGCAGAACGATCTGAAGCGCGCCCAGTTTCTGCAAATGAATCTGTTCAGGCCGGCGTTCAAGCCGGGCACGTTCGATCTGGTGATCTCAAACGGCGTCCTGCACCACACGAGCGATCCGCAGCTGGGTTTTGAGTCAATCGCGCGGCTCGTGCGGCCAGGCGGTTACATCATGATCGGGCTGTATCACAAGTACGGGCGGTTGGTCACTGATATCCGTCGTGTCGCCTTCAATGCCACCAACGATCGCTTCATGTTCCTCGATCGCCACGCCGTGGACGCGCGTGTCAGCACGCAGAAGCGCCGGTCGTGGTTTATGGATCAGTACAAGAACCCACACGAATCGAAGCACACCGTCGGCGAGGTAATCGGTTGGCTGGAGAAGATCGGCTTCGATTTCGTGCACGCTATCCCGAAGACCGAGCCGTTCAGCGGTCTGGCTGAAGACGAGCAACTGTTCCAGCCGGAGCGGCTCGGCAGCACGTTCGAGCGCATGCTGGTGAATCTCGGGATGATGATCACCGGCCATCGCGAGGGTGGGTTCTTCATCATCGTCGCGAGGAGACCGGTGGAGCGAGGGGTCAGGTCATGA
- a CDS encoding GDSL-type esterase/lipase family protein has protein sequence MLREKYDEAATVHGEYEWWAPGVDSADPTGQDRQSRRAAALKVSALRTFGGLAFAAVLWLLDLQLGAALLTLVVIGLAVVAVAWPAVGRTIDAGISRVAAWVGRLLSTVVLAIVYFVVIVPVSLCLRLFGRNLLASPGVSPDSTWVIKPRVSDQAMARRQFAVEPELSVSKPRGRAATARHLAVMTFRAAVLLVAVDLIVGMAFPHWAPHGGVRVGGKLGTWDDIFTAQISSAAMAADQQWAADWFNEFKNIYTHNAYVPLLGMVNPDHQGNYINIVDRARRTYVAERVGDDATSVYFFGGSTTWGYGQRDLYTLPSQVARLAEEDGVPVRVSNYGQVAWSIWQELGLLQQLLSEGHIPDVAVFYDGANDVAEQVEGLTTDPTYPGGNYVSQAVERARMRGGIAGLKDSLAGFYANHSILTRIALTSNSRQGGPAPTPELAQERARNAVRLYERAVEVIEGLAKSYGFKAVFVWQPLAYTTEGGDAERFASPDDWGLGAAYVDATELMAPPIINLADVLDGEKQAVFIDNAHTNELGAELVARAIYPHIGLKR, from the coding sequence ATGCTCCGCGAGAAATACGACGAGGCCGCCACTGTCCACGGCGAGTACGAATGGTGGGCGCCTGGTGTGGATTCAGCTGACCCCACCGGACAAGATCGGCAATCCCGACGCGCTGCAGCCCTGAAAGTTTCCGCATTGCGGACCTTCGGCGGGCTGGCATTTGCTGCGGTCTTATGGCTGCTCGATTTACAGCTCGGAGCCGCTCTGCTTACGTTGGTGGTGATCGGGCTCGCAGTGGTTGCGGTCGCTTGGCCTGCCGTGGGGCGGACGATCGACGCGGGCATCTCCAGAGTGGCGGCGTGGGTCGGGCGACTCCTGTCGACGGTGGTATTGGCGATCGTCTATTTCGTCGTGATAGTGCCGGTGTCGCTCTGTCTCCGCCTCTTCGGTCGCAACCTTCTTGCTTCACCCGGCGTCAGCCCCGACAGCACCTGGGTTATCAAGCCACGGGTCTCGGATCAAGCGATGGCTCGCCGCCAATTCGCCGTCGAACCGGAATTATCGGTTTCGAAACCGAGAGGACGGGCCGCCACAGCAAGACACCTTGCGGTGATGACGTTTCGTGCAGCGGTGTTGTTGGTGGCCGTTGATCTTATTGTTGGGATGGCATTCCCGCACTGGGCCCCCCACGGCGGGGTACGCGTTGGGGGCAAACTAGGCACGTGGGACGACATCTTCACCGCACAGATCTCCTCAGCCGCTATGGCGGCGGATCAACAGTGGGCTGCCGACTGGTTCAATGAGTTCAAAAATATCTACACACACAACGCTTATGTGCCGCTGTTGGGCATGGTGAATCCGGACCACCAAGGTAACTACATCAACATCGTCGACCGCGCTCGCAGGACCTATGTCGCTGAGAGAGTCGGCGACGACGCCACCTCGGTGTATTTCTTCGGCGGCTCGACAACGTGGGGCTACGGTCAACGCGATCTGTACACGCTCCCCTCCCAGGTGGCTCGACTCGCCGAAGAGGACGGTGTTCCGGTCCGGGTCAGCAACTACGGTCAGGTCGCATGGAGCATCTGGCAGGAACTCGGGCTGCTCCAACAGTTGCTCAGTGAGGGGCACATACCCGACGTGGCGGTTTTCTACGACGGTGCGAATGACGTTGCCGAGCAGGTTGAAGGACTGACGACCGACCCGACCTACCCGGGCGGAAACTACGTAAGTCAGGCGGTGGAACGGGCGCGGATGCGTGGCGGGATAGCCGGCCTCAAGGATTCTCTCGCGGGTTTCTACGCTAACCACAGCATTCTGACACGTATCGCCCTGACGTCGAATTCCAGACAGGGTGGGCCGGCACCAACTCCGGAGCTGGCCCAAGAACGGGCTCGCAACGCTGTGCGGCTCTACGAAAGGGCGGTCGAGGTCATCGAAGGCTTGGCAAAGAGCTACGGGTTCAAGGCCGTGTTCGTCTGGCAGCCACTTGCATATACCACTGAAGGCGGTGATGCCGAACGCTTCGCGAGCCCCGACGATTGGGGACTCGGGGCGGCTTACGTCGACGCGACAGAACTCATGGCTCCGCCGATCATCAACCTCGCCGATGTACTAGACGGCGAGAAGCAAGCCGTGTTCATCGACAACGCGCACACCAACGAACTGGGCGCTGAACTTGTTGCGCGAGCAATATATCCACACATCGGGTTGAAGCGATGA
- a CDS encoding helix-turn-helix domain-containing protein: MAEGIGGLHERSRRPKSCPGKTPTAVEEVVLRKRNELVELGLDHGPQSILRALQRQGLPTPARSIVWRILTRHSLITPQPQKRPNSAIQRFCYTRPNQCWQVRLDQLAAR; this comes from the coding sequence CTGGCCGAGGGGATCGGCGGTCTGCATGAGCGCTCACGTCGTCCAAAATCGTGCCCAGGTAAGACGCCGACCGCCGTGGAAGAGGTGGTGCTGCGTAAACGCAACGAGCTCGTTGAGCTGGGCTTAGACCACGGTCCGCAGTCGATCCTGCGGGCGCTGCAACGCCAGGGACTGCCCACTCCGGCGCGCTCAATAGTGTGGCGAATTTTGACCCGTCACAGCCTGATCACGCCGCAACCGCAAAAACGCCCCAATTCGGCGATCCAACGGTTCTGCTACACGCGACCCAACCAATGTTGGCAGGTCAGACTGGACCAGCTGGCGGCTCGCTGA
- a CDS encoding nuclear transport factor 2 family protein, giving the protein MSEQENKQLIQRGYEAFAAGDIETVMAMFDDDIEWVQPGESAVSGTYHGKTEVMEYLGRLAEKSLSVRLDQLVAEGDTVVALTEISVEGQTGRDADVFTVRDGKTTSVRVHGDTMLMERVYGKKELAAG; this is encoded by the coding sequence ATGTCTGAGCAGGAAAACAAGCAACTCATTCAGCGGGGCTACGAGGCGTTCGCCGCCGGAGACATCGAGACGGTGATGGCGATGTTCGACGACGACATCGAGTGGGTCCAGCCGGGCGAGAGCGCCGTCAGCGGCACCTATCACGGCAAGACCGAGGTGATGGAGTACCTCGGCCGGCTTGCAGAGAAGTCACTGTCCGTCCGGCTCGACCAGCTGGTCGCCGAGGGCGACACCGTCGTCGCGCTCACCGAGATCAGCGTGGAGGGCCAAACTGGCCGCGACGCCGACGTGTTCACGGTTCGCGACGGCAAGACGACCTCGGTGAGGGTCCACGGCGACACCATGCTGATGGAGCGGGTGTACGGCAAGAAAGAGCTGGCCGCCGGCTGA
- a CDS encoding acyl-CoA dehydrogenase family protein yields MTTTAEHLRNALDGRWRDVKNRLREELSNEIFRPHYTPNTVIARTKVAEQLKIMAAQGSAEDGFKKEHGGNGNVGAAVTQIEMLAMSDLSLMVKAGVQWGLFGGAIENLGTERHHEKYVKKIIDLELLGCFAMTETGHGSDVQSLETTATYDPATEEFIIDSPTPTSRKDYIGGAAETARVAAVFAQLITPDGVGHGVHCLVVPIRDEEGNDLPGVTTSDCHYKGGLPGVDNGRIQFDHVRVPRENLLNKYGDVAADGTYSSPIENPGRRFFTMLGTLIRGRVTVGGSAAAAARVALDIATRYALQRRQFEAPGDDREVLIMDYLVHQRRLLPLIAQSYALQFAQNELVAKCHDLQSAEDPDPEEQRELEARAAGLKAANTWHATRAIQEAREACGGAGYMAENRLIALKADTDVFTTFEGDNHVLTQLVAKELLTAYADDIKSMSPVEWVRFAANFAGERVLKRTAAETIMQTVLDTRQDNEEEGSLFNRGTQVQMFEDREEYMISTVARRLQGKSKEMSEFDAFNAVQDHVLHSARAHIDRIILEAFVAGIDSCEDEEARKILNMVCDLYALSVIEEDKAWFIEHRYISTERAKAVTRGINERCRTLRPYAELLVDGFGIPEQLRYAEMLHPERIPDADEHTEQNAISAGTIEPK; encoded by the coding sequence ATGACCACCACTGCGGAACATCTGCGCAATGCGCTCGACGGCCGTTGGCGCGATGTGAAGAACCGGCTGCGCGAGGAACTGTCCAACGAGATCTTCCGCCCGCACTACACCCCGAACACCGTCATCGCCAGGACCAAGGTGGCAGAGCAGCTCAAGATCATGGCGGCGCAAGGTTCGGCCGAGGACGGGTTCAAGAAGGAACACGGCGGCAACGGCAACGTCGGCGCGGCGGTCACCCAGATCGAGATGCTGGCGATGTCCGACCTGTCGCTGATGGTCAAAGCCGGTGTGCAGTGGGGTCTGTTCGGCGGCGCGATCGAAAACCTGGGCACCGAGCGCCACCATGAGAAGTACGTCAAGAAGATCATCGACCTCGAGCTGCTCGGCTGCTTTGCGATGACCGAAACCGGGCACGGCAGCGACGTGCAGTCACTGGAGACCACCGCGACCTACGATCCGGCCACCGAGGAGTTCATCATCGACTCCCCCACGCCGACGTCGCGCAAGGACTACATCGGCGGCGCCGCCGAAACTGCTCGCGTTGCAGCGGTTTTCGCACAACTGATCACGCCCGACGGGGTCGGCCACGGCGTGCACTGCCTCGTGGTGCCGATCCGTGACGAGGAGGGAAACGACCTGCCGGGGGTGACCACGTCGGACTGCCACTACAAGGGTGGCCTGCCGGGCGTCGACAACGGCCGCATCCAGTTCGACCACGTACGGGTTCCGCGCGAGAACCTGCTCAACAAGTACGGCGACGTGGCTGCCGACGGCACGTACAGCTCACCGATCGAGAACCCCGGCCGCCGGTTCTTCACGATGCTCGGCACCCTGATCCGAGGAAGGGTCACCGTCGGCGGCAGCGCGGCGGCCGCAGCGCGGGTTGCCCTCGACATCGCAACTCGATACGCGTTGCAGCGCAGGCAGTTCGAAGCGCCAGGCGACGATCGCGAGGTGCTGATCATGGATTACCTGGTCCATCAGCGTCGACTGCTCCCGCTGATCGCGCAGTCCTATGCACTGCAGTTCGCCCAGAACGAGCTCGTGGCCAAGTGCCACGACCTGCAGAGCGCCGAGGATCCCGATCCCGAGGAGCAGCGTGAGCTGGAGGCGCGCGCGGCCGGCCTGAAAGCAGCCAACACCTGGCATGCCACCCGCGCGATCCAGGAAGCCCGCGAAGCATGCGGTGGCGCAGGCTATATGGCCGAGAACCGGCTGATCGCGCTGAAAGCCGACACCGATGTGTTCACCACCTTCGAGGGCGACAATCACGTGCTGACCCAGTTGGTGGCCAAGGAGTTGCTCACCGCGTACGCCGACGACATCAAGAGCATGAGCCCGGTCGAATGGGTGCGGTTCGCCGCGAACTTCGCCGGCGAGCGGGTGCTCAAACGCACTGCGGCCGAGACGATCATGCAGACCGTCCTCGACACGCGGCAGGACAACGAGGAGGAAGGCAGCCTCTTCAACCGGGGCACCCAGGTCCAGATGTTCGAGGACCGCGAGGAGTACATGATCTCGACGGTGGCCCGCCGGCTGCAGGGCAAGTCCAAGGAGATGAGCGAGTTCGACGCGTTCAACGCCGTGCAGGACCATGTGCTGCACAGCGCCCGCGCCCACATCGACCGCATCATCTTGGAAGCGTTCGTCGCGGGTATCGACTCATGCGAGGACGAGGAAGCCCGCAAGATCCTCAACATGGTGTGCGACTTGTACGCGCTGTCGGTGATCGAAGAGGACAAGGCCTGGTTCATCGAACACCGCTACATCTCCACCGAACGAGCCAAGGCCGTCACCCGCGGCATCAACGAACGCTGCCGCACGTTGCGGCCGTACGCGGAACTGCTCGTCGACGGGTTCGGCATCCCGGAACAGTTGCGTTACGCCGAGATGCTGCATCCCGAGCGCATACCCGACGCCGACGAACACACCGAGCAGAACGCGATCAGCGCGGGCACGATCGAGCCCAAGTAG
- a CDS encoding acyltransferase family protein: MLNQPHAFIVVAGDEPDVRAAHQMLQSDCRVERDSVQPAADRLHALDAVRAFALLIGVAMHVVPPWLKNLPEWNFGETPSNTAAAIWFFPHIFRMPVFFLIAGYFGRLLAERYETRKFIKDRAKRIAIPLVITFFLISALTAAAFALGSLASGMSVADLTALAQARREYVSATAGAVRGGVTLGYLWFLYYLLLFYVVALILRATIRAVDRDGNAMCVIDKMLGILMRTGLAAVAFALPVAAWYVFKWHDWAQWQGLPAPQSIIPSIPALLAYGLSFAVGWLLHRQSHVLLQLRTRWVVYSLAAIVLAVACYLIAGPTPQWSPHLDGWQLHIYAAAYLMASWCASFALIGLALRFLSNASPVRRYVADSSYWVYLMHPVSIIFFMQLLRPLGWHWSVRFTITLAASVLVLLLSYHAFVRFTFIGATLNGRRRPRQSAPEDARTVGVFRDWTRGFGRTWASKIRARSHNHSPDTDSADAVSTDSSPGGGAEMPNSGEPAHAFRGYRPRDDGRFHRD, translated from the coding sequence TTGCTCAACCAGCCCCACGCATTTATTGTTGTCGCCGGCGACGAACCAGATGTTCGGGCGGCACACCAGATGTTGCAGTCCGATTGCCGAGTGGAGAGGGACTCTGTGCAGCCAGCTGCTGATCGCCTTCACGCCCTTGATGCCGTCCGCGCGTTCGCACTGTTAATTGGCGTCGCAATGCATGTCGTCCCGCCCTGGCTAAAGAATCTGCCGGAGTGGAACTTCGGCGAGACGCCGAGCAACACCGCCGCCGCGATCTGGTTTTTCCCGCACATTTTCCGCATGCCTGTGTTCTTCCTGATCGCCGGCTATTTCGGGCGTCTGTTGGCGGAACGGTACGAAACGAGGAAGTTCATCAAGGACCGCGCGAAGCGCATCGCGATTCCATTGGTCATAACCTTCTTCTTAATCAGCGCCCTGACGGCGGCGGCCTTCGCGCTAGGCTCGCTGGCTTCAGGAATGAGCGTCGCGGACCTGACGGCGCTCGCGCAGGCACGGCGCGAGTACGTGTCGGCCACCGCTGGTGCAGTGCGCGGTGGTGTAACCCTGGGCTATCTCTGGTTCCTGTACTACTTGCTTCTGTTCTACGTGGTAGCGCTCATCCTGCGCGCCACGATCCGCGCGGTAGATCGTGACGGAAACGCCATGTGCGTCATCGACAAAATGCTCGGCATCTTGATGCGCACCGGCCTCGCCGCCGTCGCGTTTGCTCTGCCCGTCGCCGCCTGGTACGTCTTCAAGTGGCACGACTGGGCCCAATGGCAAGGCCTGCCCGCGCCGCAGTCCATCATCCCGAGCATCCCGGCATTGCTAGCCTATGGACTTAGCTTCGCCGTCGGCTGGCTGCTACACCGCCAATCTCACGTGCTCCTGCAGCTTCGCACGCGCTGGGTGGTGTACTCCCTCGCCGCGATCGTGCTCGCCGTCGCATGTTATTTGATCGCAGGCCCGACACCGCAGTGGTCGCCCCACCTCGACGGTTGGCAACTACATATTTACGCGGCGGCATACCTGATGGCGAGCTGGTGTGCGAGTTTCGCACTTATCGGGTTGGCGTTGCGATTCCTATCGAACGCCAGTCCCGTGCGCCGCTACGTGGCAGATTCTTCGTACTGGGTGTACCTGATGCATCCGGTGTCGATCATCTTCTTCATGCAATTGCTGCGTCCGCTCGGCTGGCACTGGAGCGTGAGATTCACGATCACTTTAGCCGCCTCGGTGCTTGTGCTGCTATTGAGCTATCACGCGTTCGTGCGCTTCACGTTCATAGGCGCGACACTCAACGGCCGCCGCCGCCCGCGCCAATCCGCGCCAGAAGACGCCCGCACCGTCGGAGTCTTCAGGGATTGGACACGGGGTTTCGGGCGAACGTGGGCATCGAAGATTCGCGCACGGTCACACAATCACAGCCCCGACACCGATTCCGCGGACGCGGTGTCAACTGATTCGAGTCCAGGAGGTGGGGCAGAAATGCCCAATTCCGGCGAACCCGCGCACGCGTTTCGGGGATACCGACCTCGCGACGATGGTAGGTTCCATCGCGATTAG
- a CDS encoding VIT1/CCC1 transporter family protein: MRNSDGQRMQWRPHDFDHRHSDVSGGWLRAATFGAMDGLVSNTALIAGVGATAAAHTVVLSGFAGLAAGAFSMALGEYTSVKTANEQIDSEVVVERRAFDMHPQAERAELADALVQMGMSPQTAAVATEEIHRDENRAINFHLVQEIGVDPSEKPSPLIAAVSSFVTFAIGAFTPLIPYLLGFGNLWLGLLCGGLGLMVAGGVASRFTRKPLWFASARQLVFGAVAVAATYVVGLLVGSVVA; the protein is encoded by the coding sequence ATGAGGAACTCCGACGGGCAGCGTATGCAGTGGCGTCCGCACGATTTCGACCACCGCCACAGTGATGTCAGCGGCGGTTGGCTGCGGGCGGCGACGTTCGGTGCGATGGACGGCCTGGTCTCCAACACCGCGCTGATCGCGGGTGTGGGTGCGACGGCCGCCGCGCACACCGTGGTGCTCAGCGGATTCGCCGGTCTGGCGGCGGGCGCGTTCTCGATGGCACTGGGCGAATACACCTCGGTGAAGACGGCCAACGAGCAGATCGACTCCGAAGTCGTTGTCGAGCGCCGCGCGTTCGACATGCATCCGCAGGCCGAGCGCGCCGAGCTCGCCGACGCGTTGGTACAGATGGGGATGTCGCCGCAGACTGCGGCGGTGGCCACGGAGGAGATCCACCGCGACGAGAACCGCGCGATCAACTTCCATCTGGTGCAGGAGATCGGCGTCGACCCCAGCGAGAAGCCGTCGCCGCTCATCGCGGCGGTGTCCTCGTTCGTCACGTTCGCGATCGGCGCGTTCACCCCGCTGATTCCCTACCTCCTCGGTTTCGGGAACCTGTGGCTAGGGCTGCTCTGCGGCGGGCTCGGGTTGATGGTCGCCGGTGGCGTCGCATCGCGCTTCACCAGGAAGCCGCTGTGGTTCGCATCGGCACGGCAACTGGTGTTCGGCGCCGTCGCCGTCGCCGCGACGTACGTCGTCGGGCT
- a CDS encoding carbamoyltransferase family protein produces MNILGISAYYHDSAAALVRDGQIIAAAQEERFTRVKHDAGFPKNSIAYCLRAGGVDHAGIDAIAFYEKPITRFIRLIKTYGAVTPRGFRSFQTALPLWLRTKLWITYEIERNLKALGYQTPSELYFTEHHESHAASAFYPSPFESAAVLTMDGVGEWATASIGRGDGNQLQIHREMRFPHSVGLLYSAFTYFCGFRVNSGEYKLMGLAPYGEPAYVDLITDNLVDIHNDGSIELNLKYFDFLGGLTMTNDRFAELFGGPPRPPEGAITRREMDIARSIQEVTEEIVMRMAATAAAVTGEKNLCLAGGVALNSVANGRLLREGPFTDLWIQPAAGDAGGSIGAALHTWYQTAGNPRPVTGDCMQGAYLGPEFSAGEIAAYLSARGYPFETVADADERARKIAELVAEGYVVGLFNGRMEFGPRALGNRSILGDARSPEMQSVMNLKIKYRESFRPFAPSILEERAKDYFDLDVPSPYMLLVSPVREEIRTVASTSGSDEILSEVNRVRSSIPAVTHVDYSARIQTVSRETNPFYHNVLASFEELTGCPVVVNTSFNIRGEPIVCTPEDAYRCFMNTEMDYLVLEDHVLDKRLQPGRENRELFTISTVPD; encoded by the coding sequence ATGAACATCCTTGGAATCAGCGCCTACTACCATGACTCGGCTGCCGCCTTGGTCCGAGATGGTCAAATCATTGCGGCCGCGCAGGAGGAACGCTTCACCCGCGTCAAGCACGACGCGGGATTCCCGAAGAACTCCATCGCGTATTGCCTCCGTGCGGGCGGCGTCGACCACGCCGGGATCGATGCAATTGCTTTCTACGAGAAGCCGATAACGAGGTTTATCCGTCTTATCAAGACGTACGGTGCCGTCACCCCCCGGGGCTTTCGATCGTTTCAGACGGCGCTCCCGCTGTGGTTGAGAACGAAACTCTGGATCACCTACGAAATCGAACGCAACCTGAAAGCGCTCGGCTATCAGACGCCATCGGAGCTCTACTTTACCGAGCATCATGAGAGTCACGCCGCAAGCGCCTTCTATCCCTCGCCATTCGAGTCGGCTGCTGTACTGACGATGGACGGAGTCGGCGAGTGGGCAACGGCGAGCATCGGCCGCGGGGACGGCAATCAGCTGCAGATCCACCGCGAAATGCGGTTCCCACACTCGGTGGGGCTGCTCTACTCGGCGTTCACCTACTTCTGTGGGTTCCGAGTCAACTCAGGCGAATACAAGCTTATGGGCCTCGCACCGTATGGTGAGCCGGCCTATGTCGATCTCATTACCGACAATCTTGTCGACATCCACAACGACGGCTCAATCGAACTGAATCTCAAGTACTTTGACTTTCTGGGCGGCCTTACGATGACAAACGATCGTTTCGCCGAACTTTTCGGCGGCCCCCCGCGTCCTCCGGAAGGTGCCATCACACGAAGGGAGATGGATATCGCCCGCTCCATCCAGGAGGTCACAGAAGAGATCGTGATGAGGATGGCCGCGACCGCGGCCGCGGTGACAGGCGAGAAGAACCTGTGCCTGGCGGGTGGTGTCGCCCTCAACAGTGTCGCAAACGGAAGGCTGCTCCGCGAAGGGCCGTTCACCGACCTCTGGATACAGCCGGCGGCTGGGGACGCCGGAGGTTCAATAGGAGCTGCGTTGCACACGTGGTATCAGACCGCCGGTAATCCTCGACCCGTCACCGGTGACTGTATGCAGGGGGCATATCTCGGGCCTGAGTTCTCAGCCGGCGAAATTGCTGCCTATTTATCCGCCCGAGGCTACCCGTTCGAAACGGTGGCGGATGCAGATGAGCGCGCCCGCAAGATCGCAGAACTGGTCGCGGAGGGCTACGTCGTGGGCCTGTTCAACGGACGCATGGAGTTCGGACCTCGGGCCCTTGGTAATCGTTCCATCCTTGGCGATGCAAGGTCGCCGGAGATGCAGTCGGTGATGAATCTCAAGATCAAATACCGGGAGTCGTTCCGCCCGTTTGCGCCATCGATTCTCGAAGAACGGGCAAAGGATTATTTCGACCTTGACGTACCGTCCCCCTACATGCTGCTGGTTAGTCCAGTCCGGGAAGAGATACGTACCGTTGCCAGCACCAGTGGATCCGACGAAATTTTGAGTGAGGTCAACAGGGTACGGTCGTCAATCCCCGCGGTTACTCACGTCGACTATTCGGCGCGCATCCAGACTGTCTCGCGCGAAACGAACCCGTTCTACCACAACGTTCTGGCGTCGTTCGAAGAACTGACGGGTTGCCCCGTGGTGGTCAACACCTCGTTCAACATCCGAGGCGAGCCGATCGTCTGCACTCCAGAGGACGCTTACCGGTGTTTCATGAATACCGAAATGGATTACCTAGTCCTCGAGGACCATGTACTAGACAAACGACTGCAGCCTGGCCGGGAGAACCGGGAGTTGTTCACGATTTCGACGGTGCCCGACTGA